In Odontesthes bonariensis isolate fOdoBon6 chromosome 20, fOdoBon6.hap1, whole genome shotgun sequence, a genomic segment contains:
- the LOC142369964 gene encoding ADP-ribosyl cyclase/cyclic ADP-ribose hydrolase 1-like isoform X2, which translates to MNSLFVTISFTTCFFMLQLCMGRVQAQLGTTPNIKHIVVGRCFTYFTIVNPRLRYDCEEIWRHFEEAVVPQPSCNVTVEHYNQMFDLMPQIWPCDKFLFWSKTRTLMHSYAAVFPHFWTLEDTLVGYMFNDLIWCGQGEDSGFDFNSCPEWSACRNHPVYSLWRQASQNFAEMACGNVTVLLNGSIVDAFNRKSMFGSVELDSLNPQRVDHVNIKMVTSLAGPQIESCHQGSVVDLIQILQSRGFRWTCTDSDQTLMILQCIQDPKHPSCQTCANTLLQQKSLSSN; encoded by the exons ATGAACTCATTATTTGTAACAATCAGCTTCACAACAT GCTTCTTTATGCTTCAGCTCTGCATGGGTCGAGTACAAGCACAGCTTGGAACAACCCCCAACATTAAACACATTGTGGTTGGAAGATGTTTCACATACTTCACAATAGTTAACCCCAGGTTGAG GTATGACTGTGAAGAGATCTGGAGACATTTTGAGGAGGCGGTTGTGCCCCAGCCCTCTTGTAATGTAACAGTGGAACATTATAATCAGATGTTTGATCTGATGCCACAGATCTGGCCTTGTGATAAG tttcttttctGGAGTAAAACCAGGACACTGATGCACAGTTATGCGGCTGTTTTTCCTCACTTTTGGACGCTGGAGGACACACTGGTTGGTTACATGTTCAACGATCTGATCTGGTGTGGCCAAGGCGAAGACTCTG GTTTTGATTTTAATTCTTGTCCTGAGTGGTCAGCGTGTAGAAACCATCCTGTCTACTCCCTGTGGAGGCAGGCTTCACAAAAC TTTGCAGAGATGGCGTGTGGAAACGTCACCGTCTTACTGAATGGCTCCATTGTTGACGCCTTCAACAGGAAAAG CATGTTCGGAAGTGTTGAACTGGACAGCCTGAATCCACAGAGAGTGGATCATGTCAACATTAAGATGGTGACCAGTCTGGCGGGGCCTCAGAT AGAATCGTGTCACCAAGGATCTGTTGTAGACCTGATCCAAATCCTTCAGTCCAGAGGTTTCCGCTGGACCTGCACAGACAGCGACCA GACCCTGATGATCCTTCAGTGTATCCAGGACCCAAAACACCCCTCCTGCCAGACATGTGCAAACACCCTGTTGCAGCAAAAGAGCCTTTCATCCAACTGA
- the LOC142369964 gene encoding ADP-ribosyl cyclase/cyclic ADP-ribose hydrolase 1-like isoform X1 produces the protein MNGGLKHVQTCISPEELRGFVPSKMNSLFVTISFTTCFFMLQLCMGRVQAQLGTTPNIKHIVVGRCFTYFTIVNPRLRYDCEEIWRHFEEAVVPQPSCNVTVEHYNQMFDLMPQIWPCDKFLFWSKTRTLMHSYAAVFPHFWTLEDTLVGYMFNDLIWCGQGEDSGFDFNSCPEWSACRNHPVYSLWRQASQNFAEMACGNVTVLLNGSIVDAFNRKSMFGSVELDSLNPQRVDHVNIKMVTSLAGPQIESCHQGSVVDLIQILQSRGFRWTCTDSDQTLMILQCIQDPKHPSCQTCANTLLQQKSLSSN, from the exons ATG AACGGTGGATTAAAACATGTACAAACATGCATCTCACCTGAGGAGCTCCGGGGTTTCGTTCCTTCTAAAATGAACTCATTATTTGTAACAATCAGCTTCACAACAT GCTTCTTTATGCTTCAGCTCTGCATGGGTCGAGTACAAGCACAGCTTGGAACAACCCCCAACATTAAACACATTGTGGTTGGAAGATGTTTCACATACTTCACAATAGTTAACCCCAGGTTGAG GTATGACTGTGAAGAGATCTGGAGACATTTTGAGGAGGCGGTTGTGCCCCAGCCCTCTTGTAATGTAACAGTGGAACATTATAATCAGATGTTTGATCTGATGCCACAGATCTGGCCTTGTGATAAG tttcttttctGGAGTAAAACCAGGACACTGATGCACAGTTATGCGGCTGTTTTTCCTCACTTTTGGACGCTGGAGGACACACTGGTTGGTTACATGTTCAACGATCTGATCTGGTGTGGCCAAGGCGAAGACTCTG GTTTTGATTTTAATTCTTGTCCTGAGTGGTCAGCGTGTAGAAACCATCCTGTCTACTCCCTGTGGAGGCAGGCTTCACAAAAC TTTGCAGAGATGGCGTGTGGAAACGTCACCGTCTTACTGAATGGCTCCATTGTTGACGCCTTCAACAGGAAAAG CATGTTCGGAAGTGTTGAACTGGACAGCCTGAATCCACAGAGAGTGGATCATGTCAACATTAAGATGGTGACCAGTCTGGCGGGGCCTCAGAT AGAATCGTGTCACCAAGGATCTGTTGTAGACCTGATCCAAATCCTTCAGTCCAGAGGTTTCCGCTGGACCTGCACAGACAGCGACCA GACCCTGATGATCCTTCAGTGTATCCAGGACCCAAAACACCCCTCCTGCCAGACATGTGCAAACACCCTGTTGCAGCAAAAGAGCCTTTCATCCAACTGA